The Oreochromis niloticus isolate F11D_XX linkage group LG15, O_niloticus_UMD_NMBU, whole genome shotgun sequence genome includes a region encoding these proteins:
- the LOC109194718 gene encoding ubiquitin carboxyl-terminal hydrolase 37: MQHDCTPAESAPYSSEDSVQVIWPQAGQPECPEDKTTDNPSSHQVKNTTENGEPSDLSWDTLIMDFLAQEHVREQLFNILVKHFNNGKITENQIQTVDRFGFPNIANTCYMNSCLQSLLNTEEFIRDISCQEILWRAVPEARLLRRLIDIRDCHNSRDYGLKKHRLKSFKEAFSKHVPEYKGSAQKDAHEFLTFFLNEVKSLSPHLKRKAALLGRSYTCPVEDHHVFKMENMRTCKSCGHQSSHQEEFTSLSLDLVPEGSVEDMLETYLKEQKIEFLCYCGGTTSEVKPSFDTLPRVLILHLKRFGFTKTNKLQKVHDPVWLQRDLVVSSKQGGGCYSLVSIISHYGGTESGHYICNSVHPEASPQATSDPWLTYDDARVLHTTGSAVFEEQQHSAYILFYKRNDVEASYSHHHAEKEQPSSQTAGKYCP, encoded by the exons ATGCAGCATGACTGTACACCTGCCGAGTCAGCACCGTACAGTTCAGAGGACTCAGTACAGGTCATTTGGCCCCAAGCAGGACAACCAGAATGCCCCGAGGACAAAACTACAGACAATCCCAG TTCCCACCAGGTTAAAAACACCACTGAAAATGGTGAGCCATCAGACCTGAGTTGGGACACTTTGATTATGGACTTTCTGGCACAAGAGCACGTACGGGAGCAGCTGTTTAACAT TCTAGTGAAACATTTCAACAATGGGAAAATAACGGAAAATCAAATTCAGACTGTGGACCGCTTCGG GTTTCCAAACATTGCAAACACCTGCTACATGAACTCCTGCCTGCAGAGCCTCCTCAACACTGAGGAGTTCATTAGAGACATCAGCTGTCAGGAGATTTTGTGGAGAGCAGTGCCAGAAGCTCGGCTCTTAAG AAGGCTCATTGACATCAGGGACTGTCATAATTCAAGAGATTATGGCCTTAAAAAACACCGCCTAAAATCTTTTAAGGAGGCATTCAGCAAACACGTTCCTGAATACAAAGGCAGTGCACAGAAA gatGCTCATGAGTTCCTAACCTTTTTCCTCAATGAGGTCAAAAGCCTTTCACCTCACCTGAAGAGGAAAGCAGCTCTCCTGGGCCGAAGTTATACCTGCCCAGTAGAAGATCATCATGTTTTCAAAATGGAAAACATGAGGACATGCAAGAG CTGCGGTCACCAATCATCACACCAAGAGGAATTCACTAGCTTGTCTCTTGACCTGGTTCCAGAGGGGTCTGTTGAGGACATGTTAGAGACATACTTGAAG GAACAAAAAATTGAATTTCTCTGTTATTGTGGAGGGACGACCTCGGAAGTGAAGCCGTCTTTTGATACACTGCCAAG AGTTCTCATCTTGCACCTGAAGAGGTTTGGCTTCACAAAAACCAACAAGCTTCAGAAGGTGCATGACCCCGTCTGGCTGCAGAGGGACTTGGTGGTGTCATCCAAACAG GGTGGTGGCTGTTACAGTCTTGTCAGCATCATCAGTCATTATGGAGGCACAGAATCAG GACACTACATCTGTAATTCCGTGCATCCTGAGGCGAGTCCGCAGGCTACATCAGATCCTTGGCTCACCTATGATGATGCACGGGTGCTCCACACAACTGGATCTGCAGTTTTTGAGGAACAGCAGCACTCTGCCTACATCCTGTTTTACAAGAGAAAC GATGTGGAAGCAAGTTACAGCCATCATCATGCTGAGAAGGAACAACCGTCGTCTCAGACCGCAGGTAAGTATTGCCCTTAG
- the LOC109194717 gene encoding ubiquitin carboxyl-terminal hydrolase 37, which translates to MNSCLQSLLNTEEFIRDISCQESLWRAVPEARLLRRLIDIRDCHNSRDYGLKKHRLKSFKEAFSKHVPEYKGSAQKDAHEFLTFFLNEVKSLSPHLKRKAALLGRSYTCPVEDHHVFKMENMRTCKSCGHQSSHQEEFTSLSLDLVPEGSVEDMLETYLKEQKIEFLCYCGGTTSEVKPSFDTLPRVLILHLKRFGFTKTNKLQKVHDPVWLQRDLVVSSKQGGGCYSLVSIISHYGGTESGHYICNSVHPEASPQATSDPWLTYDDARVLHTTGSAVFEEQQHSAYILFYKRNDVEASYSHQHAEKEQPSSQTAGKYCP; encoded by the exons ATGAACTCCTGCCTGCAGAGCCTCCTCAACACTGAGGAGTTCATTAGAGACATCAGCTGTCAGGAGAGTTTGTGGAGAGCAGTGCCAGAAGCTCGGCTCTTAAG AAGGCTCATTGACATCAGGGACTGTCATAATTCAAGAGATTATGGCCTTAAAAAACACCGCCTAAAATCTTTTAAGGAGGCATTCAGCAAACACGTTCCTGAATACAAAGGCAGTGCACAGAAA gatGCTCATGAGTTCCTAACCTTTTTCCTCAATGAGGTCAAAAGCCTTTCACCTCACCTGAAGAGGAAAGCAGCTCTCCTGGGCCGAAGTTATACCTGCCCAGTAGAAGATCATCATGTTTTCAAAATGGAAAACATGAGGACATGCAAGAG CTGCGGTCACCAATCATCACACCAAGAGGAATTCACTAGCTTGTCTCTTGACCTGGTTCCAGAGGGGTCTGTTGAGGACATGTTAGAGACATACTTGAAG GAACAAAAAATTGAATTTCTCTGTTATTGTGGAGGGACGACCTCGGAAGTGAAGCCGTCTTTTGATACACTGCCAAG AGTTCTCATCTTGCACCTGAAGAGGTTTGGCTTCACAAAAACCAACAAGCTTCAGAAGGTGCATGACCCCGTCTGGCTGCAGAGGGACTTGGTGGTGTCATCCAAACAG GGTGGTGGCTGTTACAGTCTTGTAAGCATCATTAGTCACTATGGAGGCACAGAATCAG GACACTACATCTGTAATTCCGTGCATCCTGAGGCGAGTCCGCAGGCTACATCAGATCCTTGGCTCACCTATGATGATGCACGGGTGCTCCACACAACTGGATCTGCAGTTTTTGAGGAACAGCAGCACTCTGCCTACATCCTGTTTTACAAGAGAAAC GATGTGGAAGCAAGTTACAGCCATCAGCATGCTGAGAAGGAACAACCGTCGTCTCAGACCGCAGGTAAGTATTGCCCTTAG
- the LOC109194719 gene encoding ubiquitin carboxyl-terminal hydrolase 37, with product MDFLAQEHVREQLFNILVKHFNNGKITENQIQTVDRFGFPNIANTCYMNSCLQSLLNTEEFIRDISCQEILWRAVPEARLLRRLIDIRDCHNSRDYGLKKHRLKSFKEAFSKHVPEYKGSAQKDAHEFLTFFLNEVKSLSPHLKRKAALLGRSYTCPVEDHHVFKMENMRTCKSCGHQSSHQEEFTSLSLDLVPEGSVEDMLETYLKEQKIEFLCYCGGTTSEVKPSFDTLPRVLILHLKRFGFTKTNKLQKVHDPVWLQRDLVMSSKQGGGCYSLVSIISHYGGTESGHYICNSVHPEASPQATSDPWLTYDDARVLHTTGSAVFEEQQHSAYILFYKRNDVEASYSHHHAEKEQPSSQTAGKYCP from the exons ATGGACTTTCTGGCACAAGAGCACGTACGGGAGCAGCTGTTTAACAT TCTAGTGAAACATTTCAACAATGGGAAAATAACGGAAAATCAAATTCAGACTGTGGACCGCTTCGG GTTTCCAAACATTGCAAACACCTGCTACATGAACTCCTGCCTGCAGAGCCTCCTCAACACTGAGGAGTTCATTAGAGACATCAGCTGTCAGGAGATTTTGTGGAGAGCAGTGCCAGAAGCTCGGCTCTTAAG AAGGCTCATTGACATCAGGGACTGTCATAATTCAAGAGATTATGGCCTTAAAAAACACCGCCTAAAATCTTTTAAGGAGGCATTCAGCAAACACGTTCCTGAATACAAAGGCAGTGCACAGAAA gATGCTCATGAGTTCCTAACCTTTTTCCTCAATGAGGTCAAAAGCCTTTCACCTCACCTGAAGAGGAAAGCAGCTCTCCTGGGCCGAAGTTATACCTGCCCAGTAGAAGATCATCATGTTTTCAAAATGGAAAACATGAGGACATGCAAGAG CTGCGGTCACCAATCATCACACCAAGAGGAATTCACTAGCTTGTCTCTTGACCTGGTTCCAGAGGGGTCTGTTGAGGACATGTTAGAGACATACTTGAAG GAACAAAAAATTGAATTTCTCTGTTATTGTGGAGGGACGACCTCGGAAGTGAAGCCGTCTTTTGATACACTGCCAAG AGTTCTCATCTTGCACCTGAAGAGGTTTGGCTTCACAAAAACCAACAAGCTTCAGAAGGTGCATGACCCCGTCTGGCTGCAGAGGGACTTGGTGATGTCATCCAAACAG GGTGGTGGCTGTTACAGTCTTGTCAGCATCATCAGTCATTATGGAGGCACAGAATCAG GACACTACATCTGTAATTCCGTGCATCCTGAGGCGAGTCCGCAGGCTACATCAGATCCTTGGCTCACCTATGATGATGCACGGGTGCTCCACACAACTGGATCTGCAGTTTTTGAGGAACAGCAGCACTCTGCCTACATCCTGTTTTACAAGAGAAAC GATGTGGAAGCAAGTTACAGCCATCATCATGCTGAGAAGGAACAACCGTCGTCTCAGACCGCAGGTAAGTATTGCCCTTAG